From the Rhinolophus sinicus isolate RSC01 linkage group LG02, ASM3656204v1, whole genome shotgun sequence genome, one window contains:
- the STAT6 gene encoding signal transducer and activator of transcription 6 isoform X2, which translates to MPSKHQVMSLWGLVSQMPPEKLQRLYVDFPHHLRHLLGDWLENQPWEFLVGSDAFCCNMASTLLSATVQHLQTSARKQGEGSAILQHISTLESIYQRDPLKLVAIFRQILQGEKKAVMEQFRHLPMPFHWKQEELKFNTALQRLQHRVGEIRLLQEALQQGTEAGQVSLHSLIQTPANGTEPSEALASLLQETVGELEAVKALVLKRIQIWKRQQQLAGNGAPFDESMTLLQERCESLVDIYSQLQQEVGAAGGELEPKNRAALISRLDEVLRTLVTSSFLVEKQPPQVLKTQTKFSAGVRFLLGLRFLGASAKLPLVRADMVTEKQARELSMPQGPGAGAESTGEITNNTVPLEISVSGNCCSALFKNLLLKKIKRCERKGTESVTEEKCAVLFSTSFTLGPNKLPIQLQALSLPLVVIVHGNQDNNAKATILWDNAFSEMDRVPFVVAERVPWEKMCETLNLKFMAEVGTNQGLLQEHFLFLAQKIFNDNNLNIEAFQHRSVSWSQFNKEILLGRGFTFWQWFDGVLDLTKRCLKSYWSDRLIIGFISKQYVTSLLLNEPDGTFLLRFSDSEIGGITIAHVIRGQDGSPQIENIQPFSAKDLSIRSLGDRIRDLAQLKNLYPKKPKDEAFRSHYKHEQIGKDGRGYVPATIKMTVERDQPLPTPEPQMPTMVPSYDLGMPPDSMTMQLRPDMVPQVYPPHSHSMSSYQALPREESVNVLPAFQEPHLQMPPNLSDMSLPFDQTHPQGLLSCQPREHAMSSPESLLCSDVTMTEDSCLRQPVGGFTPGTWVDEDMFPHLLPPTEQDLTKLLLEGQGESGGGSLGAQPLLQPSSYGQSGISMSHLDLRANPSW; encoded by the exons ATGCCCTCCAAACACCAGGTCATGTCTCTGTGGGGGCTGGTCTCCCAGATGCCCCCAGAAAAACTGCAGCGGCTCTATGTCGACTTTCCCCATCACCTGCGGCATCTCCTGGGTGACTGGCTGGAGAACCAGCCCTG GGAGTTCCTGGTCGGCTCTGATGCCTTCTGCTGCAACATGGCCAGCACCCTACTTTCCGCCACTGTCCAGCATCTTCAGACCTCTGCCAGAaagcagggggaggggagtgccATCTTGCAGCACATCAGCActctggag AGCATCTATCAGAGGGACCCCCTGAAGCTGGTGGCCATTTTCAGACAAATACTTCAAGGGGAGAAAAAAGCTGTTATGGAACAG TTCCGCCACCTGCCAATGCCCTTCCACTGGAAGCAGGAGGAACTCAAGTTTAACACAGCTCTGCAGAGGCTGCAGCACCGAGTAGGCGAAATTCGCCTTCTCCAAGAAGCCCTGCAGCAGGGGACTGAGGCTGGCCAAG TGTCTCTGCACAGCTTGATACAAACCCCTGCCAATGGGACTGAGCCAAGTGAG GCCCTGGCCTCGTTGCTGCAAGAGACTGTCGGGGAGCTGGAGGCTGTCAAGGCCCTGGTGCTGAAGAGGATCCAGATTTGGAAACGGCAGCAGCAGCTGGCAGGGAACGGCGCCCCATTTGATGAAAGCATGACCCTACTACAGGAGAG GTGTGAGAGCCTGGTGGACATTTATTCCCAGCTGCAGCAGGAGGTGGGGGCAGCTGGTGGAGAGCTTGAGCCCAAGAACCGGGCAGCACTGATTAGCCGGCTGGATGAAGTCCTTCGAACCCTTGTCACCAG CTCTTTCCTGGTGGAGAAGCAGCCCCCCCAGGTTCTGAAAACTCAGACCAAGTTTTCTGCTGGGGTTCGATTCCTGCTGGGCCTACGGTTCCTGGGAGCCTCAGCCAAACTACCACTGGTCAGGGCCGACATGGTGACTGAGAAGCAGGCGAGGGAGCTGAGCATGCcccaggggcctggggctggagc AGAAAGCACCGGGGAAATCACCAACAACACTGTGCCCTTGGAGATCAGTGTTTCTGGGAACTGCTGCTCTGCCCTGTTCAAGAACCTG CTTCTGAAGAAAATCAAGAGGTGTGAACGGAAGGGCACCGAGTCTGTCACCGAGGAGAAGTGTGCTGTGCTCTTCTCCACCAGCTTCACTCTCGGCCCCAACAAACTCCCCATCCAGCTCCAG GCCCTATCTCTGCCCCTGGTGGTCATCGTCCATGGCAACCAAGATAACAATGCCAAAGCCACCATCTTGTGGGACAATGCCTTCTCTGAGATG GACCGTGTGCCTTTTGTGGTGGCTGAGCGGGTACCCTGGGAGAAGATGTGTGAAACTCTGAACCTCAAGTTCATGGCTGAGGTGGGGACCAACCAGGGGCTACTCCAAGAGCACTTCCTCTTCTTGGCCCAGAAGATCTTCAATGACAACAACCTCAACATAGAGGCCTTCCAGCACCGTTCTGTATCCTGGTCACAGTTCAACAAG GAAATCCTGTTGGGTCGTGGCTTCACCTTTTGGCAGTGGTTCGATGGTGTCCTGGACCTCACCAAACGCTGTCTCAAGAGCTACTGGTCAGATCG GCTGATCATTGGCTTCATCAGCAAACAGTACGTTACTAGCCTTCTTCTCAACGAGCCCGATGGAACCTTCCTCCTTCGCTTCAGCGACTCAGAGATTGGAGGCATCACCATTGCTCACGTCATCCGGGGCCAGGATG GCTCCCCACAGATAGAGAACATCCAGCCATTCTCTGCCAAAGACCTGTCCATTCGCTCGCTGGGGGACCGAATCCGGGACCTTGCTCAGCTCAAAAACCTCTACCCCAAGAAACCCAAGGATGAGGCTTTCCGGAGCCACTACAAGC ATGAACAGATAGGTAAGGATGGCAGGGGTTACGTCCCAGCTACCATCAAGATGACTGTGGAAAG ggACCAGCCGCTCCCCACCCCCGAGCCCCAAATGCCTACCATGGTGCCCTCTTATGATCTTGGAATGCCCCCTGACTCCATGACCATGCAGCTCAGACCAGATATGGT GCCCCAGGTGTACCCACCACACTCTCACTCCATGTCCTCATACCAAGCCCTCCCCCGGGAAGAATCAGTCAACGTGTTGCCAGCCTTCCAGGA ACCTCACCTGCAGATGCCCCCCAACCTGAGCGACATGAGCCTGCCCTTTGACCAAACTCACCCCCA GGGTCTGCTGTCATGCCAGCCTCGGGAGCATGCCATGTCCAGCCCCGAGTCCCTGCTCTGCTCGGATGTGACCATGACGGAAGACAGCTGCCTGAGACAGCCTGTAGGAGGGTTCACTCCGGGGACCTG GGTTGATGAAGACATGTTTCCGCACTTGCTGCCTCCCACTGAACAGGACCTCACCAAGCTTCTCCTGGAGGGTCAAGGGGAATCAGGGGGAGGATCCTTGGGAGCCCAACCCCTCCTGCAGCCCTCCTCCTATGGGCAGTCTGGGATCTCAATGTCTCACCTGGACCTAAGGGCCAACCCCAGTTGGTGA
- the NAB2 gene encoding NGFI-A-binding protein 2 isoform X1 yields MHRAPSPTAEQPPGGGDSARRTPQPRLKPSARAMALPRTLGELQLYRVLQRANLLSYYETFIQQGGDDVQQLCEAGEEEFLEIMALVGMATKPLHVRRLQKALREWATNPGLFSQPVPAVPVSSIPLFKISETAGTRKGSMSNGHGSPGEKAGSARSFSPKSPLELGEKLSPLPGGPGTGDARIWPGRSTPESDVGVGGEEEAGSPSFSPPAGGGVPEGNGAGGLAATGSGSGPDRLEPEMVRMVVESVERIFRSFPRGDAGEVTSLLKLNKKLARSVGHIFEMDDNDSQKEEEIRKYSIIYGRFDSKRREGKQLSLHELTINEAAAQFCMRDNTLLLRRVELFSLSRQVARESTYLSSLKGSRLHPEELGGPPLKKLKQEVGEQSHSEIQQPPPGPESYAPSYRPSLEEDSASLSGESLDGHLQAVGSCPRLTPPPADLPLALPAHGLWSRHILQQTLMDEGLRLARLVSHDRVGRLSPCVPAKPPLAEFEEGLLDRCPAPGPHPALVEGRRSSVKVEAEASRQ; encoded by the exons ATGCACAGAGCGCCCTCCCCCACAGCCGAGCAGCCGCCGGGCGGAGGGGACAGCGCCCGCCGGACTCCGCAGCCCAGACTCAA GCCTAGTGCCCGAGCCATGGCACTTCCTCGGACACTGGGGGAGCTGCAGCTGTACCGGGTCCTGCAGCGCGCCAATCTTCTTTCCTACTATGAGACCTTCATCCAGCAGGGAGGGGACGACGTGCAGCAACTGTGTGAGGCGGGTGAGGAGGAGTTCCTGGAAATCATGGCACTTGTGGGCATGGCCACCAAGCCCCTCCATGTCCGACGCCTGCAGAAGGCACTGAGAGAGTGGGCCACCAATCCAGGGCTCTTCAGTCAGCCAGTGCCTGCTGTGCCAGTCTCCAGTATTCCGCTCTTCAAGATCTCAGAGACTGCAGGCACCCGGAAAGGGAGCATGAGCAATGGGCATGGCAGCCCAGGGGAAAAGGCGGGCAGTGCTCGCAGTTTTAGCCCAAAGAGCCCCCTTGAACTTGGAGAGAAGCTGTCACCACTGCCTGGGGGACCTGGGACTGGGGACGCCCGAATCTGGCCAGGCCGGAGCACTCCAGAGTCCGatgttggggtgggaggagaagaggaggcCGGCTCaccctccttctccccacctgCAGGGGGAGGGGTCCCTGAGGGGAACGGGGCTGGGGGTTTGGCAGCAACTGGGTCTGGGAGTGGTCCGGATAGACTGGAGCCAGAGATGGTCCGCATGGTGGTGGAGAGTGTGGAGAGAATCTTCcggagcttcccaaggggggatGCTGGGGAGGTGACGTCCCTTCTGAAGCTGAACAAGAAGCTGGCGCGGAGCGTGGGGCATATCTTTGAGATGGATGATAACGACAgccagaaggaggaggagatcCGCAAATACAGCATTATCTATGGCCGCTTTGATTCTAAGCGGCGGGAGGGCAAGCAGCTCAGCCTGCATGAG CTGACCATCAATGAGGCTGCTGCCCAGTTCTGCATGAGGGACAACACGCTCTTACTGCGGAGGGTAGAGCTCTTCTCCTTGTCACGCCAAGTGGCCCGAGAGAGCACCTACCTGTCCTCCTTGAAGGGTTCCAG GCTCCACCCTGAAGAATTGGGAGGTCCCCCACTGAAGAAGCTGAAACAGGAG GTTGGAGAGCAAAGTCACTCAGAAATCCAGcagcctcccccaggccctgagTCCTATGCACCCTCATACCGCCCTAGCCTGGAGGAAGACAGCGCCAGCCTGTCTGGGGAGAGTCTAGATGGACACTTGCAGG CTGTGGGGTCATGCCCAAGGCTGACGCCGCCCCCTGCTGACCTGCCTCTGGCATTGCCAGCCCATGGGCTGTGGAGCCGCCACATCCTGCAGCAGACACTGATGGATGAGGGGCTGCGGCTAGCCCGCCTCGTCTCCCATGACCGCGTGGGCCGCCTCAGCCCCTGTGTGCCTGCAAAGCCGCCTCTTGCAG AGTTCGAGGAAGGGCTGCTGGACCGATGCCCTGCCCCAGGACCCCATCCAGCTCTGGTCGAAGGTCGCAGGAGCAGCGTGAAAGTGGAGGCTGAGGCCAGCCGGCAGTGA
- the NAB2 gene encoding NGFI-A-binding protein 2 isoform X3: MHRAPSPTAEQPPGGGDSARRTPQPRLKPSARAMALPRTLGELQLYRVLQRANLLSYYETFIQQGGDDVQQLCEAGEEEFLEIMALVGMATKPLHVRRLQKALREWATNPGLFSQPVPAVPVSSIPLFKISETAGTRKGSMSNGHGSPGEKAGSARSFSPKSPLELGEKLSPLPGGPGTGDARIWPGRSTPESDVGVGGEEEAGSPSFSPPAGGGVPEGNGAGGLAATGSGSGPDRLEPEMVRMVVESVERIFRSFPRGDAGEVTSLLKLNKKLARSVGHIFEMDDNDSQKEEEIRKYSIIYGRFDSKRREGKQLSLHELTINEAAAQFCMRDNTLLLRRVELFSLSRQVARESTYLSSLKGSRLHPEELGGPPLKKLKQEVGEQSHSEIQQPPPGPESYAPSYRPSLEEDSASLSGESLDGHLQEFEEGLLDRCPAPGPHPALVEGRRSSVKVEAEASRQ, encoded by the exons ATGCACAGAGCGCCCTCCCCCACAGCCGAGCAGCCGCCGGGCGGAGGGGACAGCGCCCGCCGGACTCCGCAGCCCAGACTCAA GCCTAGTGCCCGAGCCATGGCACTTCCTCGGACACTGGGGGAGCTGCAGCTGTACCGGGTCCTGCAGCGCGCCAATCTTCTTTCCTACTATGAGACCTTCATCCAGCAGGGAGGGGACGACGTGCAGCAACTGTGTGAGGCGGGTGAGGAGGAGTTCCTGGAAATCATGGCACTTGTGGGCATGGCCACCAAGCCCCTCCATGTCCGACGCCTGCAGAAGGCACTGAGAGAGTGGGCCACCAATCCAGGGCTCTTCAGTCAGCCAGTGCCTGCTGTGCCAGTCTCCAGTATTCCGCTCTTCAAGATCTCAGAGACTGCAGGCACCCGGAAAGGGAGCATGAGCAATGGGCATGGCAGCCCAGGGGAAAAGGCGGGCAGTGCTCGCAGTTTTAGCCCAAAGAGCCCCCTTGAACTTGGAGAGAAGCTGTCACCACTGCCTGGGGGACCTGGGACTGGGGACGCCCGAATCTGGCCAGGCCGGAGCACTCCAGAGTCCGatgttggggtgggaggagaagaggaggcCGGCTCaccctccttctccccacctgCAGGGGGAGGGGTCCCTGAGGGGAACGGGGCTGGGGGTTTGGCAGCAACTGGGTCTGGGAGTGGTCCGGATAGACTGGAGCCAGAGATGGTCCGCATGGTGGTGGAGAGTGTGGAGAGAATCTTCcggagcttcccaaggggggatGCTGGGGAGGTGACGTCCCTTCTGAAGCTGAACAAGAAGCTGGCGCGGAGCGTGGGGCATATCTTTGAGATGGATGATAACGACAgccagaaggaggaggagatcCGCAAATACAGCATTATCTATGGCCGCTTTGATTCTAAGCGGCGGGAGGGCAAGCAGCTCAGCCTGCATGAG CTGACCATCAATGAGGCTGCTGCCCAGTTCTGCATGAGGGACAACACGCTCTTACTGCGGAGGGTAGAGCTCTTCTCCTTGTCACGCCAAGTGGCCCGAGAGAGCACCTACCTGTCCTCCTTGAAGGGTTCCAG GCTCCACCCTGAAGAATTGGGAGGTCCCCCACTGAAGAAGCTGAAACAGGAG GTTGGAGAGCAAAGTCACTCAGAAATCCAGcagcctcccccaggccctgagTCCTATGCACCCTCATACCGCCCTAGCCTGGAGGAAGACAGCGCCAGCCTGTCTGGGGAGAGTCTAGATGGACACTTGCAGG AGTTCGAGGAAGGGCTGCTGGACCGATGCCCTGCCCCAGGACCCCATCCAGCTCTGGTCGAAGGTCGCAGGAGCAGCGTGAAAGTGGAGGCTGAGGCCAGCCGGCAGTGA
- the NAB2 gene encoding NGFI-A-binding protein 2 isoform X2 has translation MHRAPSPTAEQPPGGGDSARRTPQPRLKPSARAMALPRTLGELQLYRVLQRANLLSYYETFIQQGGDDVQQLCEAGEEEFLEIMALVGMATKPLHVRRLQKALREWATNPGLFSQPVPAVPVSSIPLFKISETAGTRKGSMSNGHGSPGEKAGSARSFSPKSPLELGEKLSPLPGGPGTGDARIWPGRSTPESDVGVGGEEEAGSPSFSPPAGGGVPEGNGAGGLAATGSGSGPDRLEPEMVRMVVESVERIFRSFPRGDAGEVTSLLKLNKKLARSVGHIFEMDDNDSQKEEEIRKYSIIYGRFDSKRREGKQLSLHELTINEAAAQFCMRDNTLLLRRVELFSLSRQVARESTYLSSLKGSRLHPEELGGPPLKKLKQEVGEQSHSEIQQPPPGPESYAPSYRPSLEEDSASLSGESLDGHLQVPMPTAVGSCPRLTPPPADLPLALPAHGLWSRHILQQTLMDEGLRLARLVSHDRVGRLSPCVPAKPPLAEFEEGLLDRCPAPGPHPALVEGRRSSVKVEAEASRQ, from the exons ATGCACAGAGCGCCCTCCCCCACAGCCGAGCAGCCGCCGGGCGGAGGGGACAGCGCCCGCCGGACTCCGCAGCCCAGACTCAA GCCTAGTGCCCGAGCCATGGCACTTCCTCGGACACTGGGGGAGCTGCAGCTGTACCGGGTCCTGCAGCGCGCCAATCTTCTTTCCTACTATGAGACCTTCATCCAGCAGGGAGGGGACGACGTGCAGCAACTGTGTGAGGCGGGTGAGGAGGAGTTCCTGGAAATCATGGCACTTGTGGGCATGGCCACCAAGCCCCTCCATGTCCGACGCCTGCAGAAGGCACTGAGAGAGTGGGCCACCAATCCAGGGCTCTTCAGTCAGCCAGTGCCTGCTGTGCCAGTCTCCAGTATTCCGCTCTTCAAGATCTCAGAGACTGCAGGCACCCGGAAAGGGAGCATGAGCAATGGGCATGGCAGCCCAGGGGAAAAGGCGGGCAGTGCTCGCAGTTTTAGCCCAAAGAGCCCCCTTGAACTTGGAGAGAAGCTGTCACCACTGCCTGGGGGACCTGGGACTGGGGACGCCCGAATCTGGCCAGGCCGGAGCACTCCAGAGTCCGatgttggggtgggaggagaagaggaggcCGGCTCaccctccttctccccacctgCAGGGGGAGGGGTCCCTGAGGGGAACGGGGCTGGGGGTTTGGCAGCAACTGGGTCTGGGAGTGGTCCGGATAGACTGGAGCCAGAGATGGTCCGCATGGTGGTGGAGAGTGTGGAGAGAATCTTCcggagcttcccaaggggggatGCTGGGGAGGTGACGTCCCTTCTGAAGCTGAACAAGAAGCTGGCGCGGAGCGTGGGGCATATCTTTGAGATGGATGATAACGACAgccagaaggaggaggagatcCGCAAATACAGCATTATCTATGGCCGCTTTGATTCTAAGCGGCGGGAGGGCAAGCAGCTCAGCCTGCATGAG CTGACCATCAATGAGGCTGCTGCCCAGTTCTGCATGAGGGACAACACGCTCTTACTGCGGAGGGTAGAGCTCTTCTCCTTGTCACGCCAAGTGGCCCGAGAGAGCACCTACCTGTCCTCCTTGAAGGGTTCCAG GCTCCACCCTGAAGAATTGGGAGGTCCCCCACTGAAGAAGCTGAAACAGGAG GTTGGAGAGCAAAGTCACTCAGAAATCCAGcagcctcccccaggccctgagTCCTATGCACCCTCATACCGCCCTAGCCTGGAGGAAGACAGCGCCAGCCTGTCTGGGGAGAGTCTAGATGGACACTTGCAGG TGCCCATGCCCACAGCTGTGGGGTCATGCCCAAGGCTGACGCCGCCCCCTGCTGACCTGCCTCTGGCATTGCCAGCCCATGGGCTGTGGAGCCGCCACATCCTGCAGCAGACACTGATGGATGAGGGGCTGCGGCTAGCCCGCCTCGTCTCCCATGACCGCGTGGGCCGCCTCAGCCCCTGTGTGCCTGCAAAGCCGCCTCTTGCAG AGTTCGAGGAAGGGCTGCTGGACCGATGCCCTGCCCCAGGACCCCATCCAGCTCTGGTCGAAGGTCGCAGGAGCAGCGTGAAAGTGGAGGCTGAGGCCAGCCGGCAGTGA
- the STAT6 gene encoding signal transducer and activator of transcription 6 isoform X1, translating to MPSKHQVMSLWGLVSQMPPEKLQRLYVDFPHHLRHLLGDWLENQPWEFLVGSDAFCCNMASTLLSATVQHLQTSARKQGEGSAILQHISTLESIYQRDPLKLVAIFRQILQGEKKAVMEQFRHLPMPFHWKQEELKFNTALQRLQHRVGEIRLLQEALQQGTEAGQVSLHSLIQTPANGTEPSEALASLLQETVGELEAVKALVLKRIQIWKRQQQLAGNGAPFDESMTLLQERCESLVDIYSQLQQEVGAAGGELEPKNRAALISRLDEVLRTLVTSSFLVEKQPPQVLKTQTKFSAGVRFLLGLRFLGASAKLPLVRADMVTEKQARELSMPQGPGAGAESTGEITNNTVPLEISVSGNCCSALFKNLLLKKIKRCERKGTESVTEEKCAVLFSTSFTLGPNKLPIQLQALSLPLVVIVHGNQDNNAKATILWDNAFSEMDRVPFVVAERVPWEKMCETLNLKFMAEVGTNQGLLQEHFLFLAQKIFNDNNLNIEAFQHRSVSWSQFNKEILLGRGFTFWQWFDGVLDLTKRCLKSYWSDRLIIGFISKQYVTSLLLNEPDGTFLLRFSDSEIGGITIAHVIRGQDGSPQIENIQPFSAKDLSIRSLGDRIRDLAQLKNLYPKKPKDEAFRSHYKHEQIGKDGRGYVPATIKMTVERDQPLPTPEPQMPTMVPSYDLGMPPDSMTMQLRPDMVPQVYPPHSHSMSSYQALPREESVNVLPAFQEPHLQMPPNLSDMSLPFDQTHPHRGLLSCQPREHAMSSPESLLCSDVTMTEDSCLRQPVGGFTPGTWVDEDMFPHLLPPTEQDLTKLLLEGQGESGGGSLGAQPLLQPSSYGQSGISMSHLDLRANPSW from the exons ATGCCCTCCAAACACCAGGTCATGTCTCTGTGGGGGCTGGTCTCCCAGATGCCCCCAGAAAAACTGCAGCGGCTCTATGTCGACTTTCCCCATCACCTGCGGCATCTCCTGGGTGACTGGCTGGAGAACCAGCCCTG GGAGTTCCTGGTCGGCTCTGATGCCTTCTGCTGCAACATGGCCAGCACCCTACTTTCCGCCACTGTCCAGCATCTTCAGACCTCTGCCAGAaagcagggggaggggagtgccATCTTGCAGCACATCAGCActctggag AGCATCTATCAGAGGGACCCCCTGAAGCTGGTGGCCATTTTCAGACAAATACTTCAAGGGGAGAAAAAAGCTGTTATGGAACAG TTCCGCCACCTGCCAATGCCCTTCCACTGGAAGCAGGAGGAACTCAAGTTTAACACAGCTCTGCAGAGGCTGCAGCACCGAGTAGGCGAAATTCGCCTTCTCCAAGAAGCCCTGCAGCAGGGGACTGAGGCTGGCCAAG TGTCTCTGCACAGCTTGATACAAACCCCTGCCAATGGGACTGAGCCAAGTGAG GCCCTGGCCTCGTTGCTGCAAGAGACTGTCGGGGAGCTGGAGGCTGTCAAGGCCCTGGTGCTGAAGAGGATCCAGATTTGGAAACGGCAGCAGCAGCTGGCAGGGAACGGCGCCCCATTTGATGAAAGCATGACCCTACTACAGGAGAG GTGTGAGAGCCTGGTGGACATTTATTCCCAGCTGCAGCAGGAGGTGGGGGCAGCTGGTGGAGAGCTTGAGCCCAAGAACCGGGCAGCACTGATTAGCCGGCTGGATGAAGTCCTTCGAACCCTTGTCACCAG CTCTTTCCTGGTGGAGAAGCAGCCCCCCCAGGTTCTGAAAACTCAGACCAAGTTTTCTGCTGGGGTTCGATTCCTGCTGGGCCTACGGTTCCTGGGAGCCTCAGCCAAACTACCACTGGTCAGGGCCGACATGGTGACTGAGAAGCAGGCGAGGGAGCTGAGCATGCcccaggggcctggggctggagc AGAAAGCACCGGGGAAATCACCAACAACACTGTGCCCTTGGAGATCAGTGTTTCTGGGAACTGCTGCTCTGCCCTGTTCAAGAACCTG CTTCTGAAGAAAATCAAGAGGTGTGAACGGAAGGGCACCGAGTCTGTCACCGAGGAGAAGTGTGCTGTGCTCTTCTCCACCAGCTTCACTCTCGGCCCCAACAAACTCCCCATCCAGCTCCAG GCCCTATCTCTGCCCCTGGTGGTCATCGTCCATGGCAACCAAGATAACAATGCCAAAGCCACCATCTTGTGGGACAATGCCTTCTCTGAGATG GACCGTGTGCCTTTTGTGGTGGCTGAGCGGGTACCCTGGGAGAAGATGTGTGAAACTCTGAACCTCAAGTTCATGGCTGAGGTGGGGACCAACCAGGGGCTACTCCAAGAGCACTTCCTCTTCTTGGCCCAGAAGATCTTCAATGACAACAACCTCAACATAGAGGCCTTCCAGCACCGTTCTGTATCCTGGTCACAGTTCAACAAG GAAATCCTGTTGGGTCGTGGCTTCACCTTTTGGCAGTGGTTCGATGGTGTCCTGGACCTCACCAAACGCTGTCTCAAGAGCTACTGGTCAGATCG GCTGATCATTGGCTTCATCAGCAAACAGTACGTTACTAGCCTTCTTCTCAACGAGCCCGATGGAACCTTCCTCCTTCGCTTCAGCGACTCAGAGATTGGAGGCATCACCATTGCTCACGTCATCCGGGGCCAGGATG GCTCCCCACAGATAGAGAACATCCAGCCATTCTCTGCCAAAGACCTGTCCATTCGCTCGCTGGGGGACCGAATCCGGGACCTTGCTCAGCTCAAAAACCTCTACCCCAAGAAACCCAAGGATGAGGCTTTCCGGAGCCACTACAAGC ATGAACAGATAGGTAAGGATGGCAGGGGTTACGTCCCAGCTACCATCAAGATGACTGTGGAAAG ggACCAGCCGCTCCCCACCCCCGAGCCCCAAATGCCTACCATGGTGCCCTCTTATGATCTTGGAATGCCCCCTGACTCCATGACCATGCAGCTCAGACCAGATATGGT GCCCCAGGTGTACCCACCACACTCTCACTCCATGTCCTCATACCAAGCCCTCCCCCGGGAAGAATCAGTCAACGTGTTGCCAGCCTTCCAGGA ACCTCACCTGCAGATGCCCCCCAACCTGAGCGACATGAGCCTGCCCTTTGACCAAACTCACCCCCA CAGGGGTCTGCTGTCATGCCAGCCTCGGGAGCATGCCATGTCCAGCCCCGAGTCCCTGCTCTGCTCGGATGTGACCATGACGGAAGACAGCTGCCTGAGACAGCCTGTAGGAGGGTTCACTCCGGGGACCTG GGTTGATGAAGACATGTTTCCGCACTTGCTGCCTCCCACTGAACAGGACCTCACCAAGCTTCTCCTGGAGGGTCAAGGGGAATCAGGGGGAGGATCCTTGGGAGCCCAACCCCTCCTGCAGCCCTCCTCCTATGGGCAGTCTGGGATCTCAATGTCTCACCTGGACCTAAGGGCCAACCCCAGTTGGTGA